One Nitrospirota bacterium genomic region harbors:
- the purL gene encoding phosphoribosylformylglycinamidine synthase subunit PurL produces MKAADQPITNDLIAQHGLSDEEYKKIVEILGREPNLTELGMFSVMWSEHCSYKSSRVHLRKLPTTGLRVVQGPGENAGAVDIGDGLCAVFKMESHNHPSFIEPYQGAATGVGGILRDIFTMGARPIALLDSLRFGSLEQAKNRHLFKGVVAGIAGYGNCIGVPTVGGEVVFNDIYALNPLVNVFCLGIARKDRLFKGKASGIGNPVIYVGSKTGRDGIHGATMASDAFDETSESKRPTVQVGDPFTEKLLLEACLELMEKDLLVGIQDMGAAGLTSSSCEMASRGGTGIDLDLTQVPRREPGMIPYEIMLSESQERMLMIAKEGREEEVLAICRKWDLDSAVVGRVTGDGVLRVRDKGQQGEKVVVAEIPARALAEDGPRYERPHAPPTYQEHLQSLNLDLLPDVKDATAVLLSLLESPTIASKRWVYQQYDHMVRTNTLVRPGSDAAVVRVKGTDKALALTVDCNGRYCLLHPYVGATIAVAEAARNLVCSGAEPIGLTDCLNFGNPERPDIMWQFVLAIEGIKDACEAFGVPVVSGNVSFYNETNGLSIYPTPMLGMVGLIEPADRAMTQWFKEAGDAILLLGETGEDLGGTEYLSVVHHREQGAPPTLNLETEKRMQVCVLKLIREGLVKSAHDCSDGGLAVALAESCVSAPAQTLGAVVRLKANGLRRDALLFGESQSRVILSVGPAQRDKVLKLAGELGVPAEAIGTVGGDRLIVEVEADRKGPACRIDADVARLHDFWANGLERSLEPREA; encoded by the coding sequence ATGAAAGCTGCAGATCAGCCGATCACCAACGACCTCATCGCGCAGCATGGGCTGTCGGACGAGGAGTACAAGAAGATCGTCGAGATTCTGGGGCGGGAGCCAAACCTGACCGAGCTGGGCATGTTCTCGGTCATGTGGTCGGAGCACTGCTCCTACAAGAGCTCCCGCGTCCACCTGAGAAAGCTGCCGACGACCGGGCTGCGGGTGGTCCAGGGGCCGGGGGAGAATGCCGGCGCGGTGGACATCGGGGACGGGCTCTGCGCGGTCTTCAAGATGGAGTCGCACAACCACCCCTCCTTCATCGAGCCCTATCAAGGGGCGGCGACCGGGGTGGGCGGCATCCTGCGGGACATCTTCACGATGGGGGCGCGCCCGATTGCGCTGCTCGATTCGCTCCGCTTCGGCTCGCTGGAGCAGGCCAAGAACCGGCACCTGTTCAAGGGCGTGGTGGCGGGGATTGCCGGCTACGGCAATTGCATCGGGGTGCCGACGGTGGGCGGCGAGGTCGTCTTCAACGACATCTATGCGCTCAACCCGCTCGTGAACGTCTTCTGCCTGGGCATCGCGCGGAAGGACCGGCTGTTCAAGGGCAAGGCCTCGGGGATCGGGAATCCCGTCATCTACGTCGGCTCGAAGACGGGGCGGGACGGCATCCACGGGGCGACGATGGCCTCGGACGCCTTCGACGAGACCTCCGAGTCCAAGCGGCCGACCGTGCAGGTGGGCGATCCCTTCACGGAGAAGCTGCTTTTGGAAGCCTGTCTGGAATTGATGGAGAAGGACCTGCTCGTCGGCATCCAGGACATGGGGGCGGCGGGGCTGACCTCCTCCTCCTGCGAGATGGCCTCGCGGGGTGGGACGGGGATTGACCTGGACCTCACACAGGTGCCGCGGCGCGAGCCGGGCATGATCCCCTACGAGATCATGCTCTCCGAATCGCAGGAGCGGATGCTGATGATCGCCAAGGAAGGCCGTGAGGAGGAAGTTCTCGCCATCTGCCGCAAGTGGGACCTGGACTCGGCGGTGGTCGGGCGGGTGACGGGGGACGGAGTCCTGCGGGTGCGGGACAAGGGACAGCAAGGCGAGAAGGTCGTCGTGGCGGAGATTCCGGCCCGAGCCTTGGCGGAGGACGGGCCCCGCTACGAGCGGCCCCATGCGCCGCCCACCTATCAGGAGCACCTCCAGTCGCTCAACCTCGATCTCCTGCCGGACGTGAAGGACGCGACGGCTGTCCTCCTGTCGCTGCTGGAATCCCCCACGATCGCGAGCAAACGGTGGGTGTACCAGCAGTACGACCACATGGTGCGGACGAACACGCTCGTCCGGCCCGGCTCGGATGCGGCGGTCGTGCGGGTGAAGGGAACGGACAAGGCCCTGGCCCTGACCGTGGACTGCAACGGCCGGTATTGCCTGCTGCACCCCTACGTCGGGGCGACGATCGCGGTGGCCGAGGCGGCGCGCAATCTCGTCTGCTCCGGCGCCGAGCCGATCGGGCTGACCGATTGTCTGAACTTCGGCAACCCCGAGCGGCCGGACATCATGTGGCAGTTCGTCCTGGCGATCGAGGGGATCAAGGACGCCTGCGAGGCCTTCGGGGTTCCCGTCGTCAGCGGGAACGTCAGCTTCTACAACGAGACCAACGGGCTCTCGATCTATCCGACGCCGATGCTCGGCATGGTCGGTCTGATCGAGCCGGCGGACCGGGCGATGACCCAGTGGTTCAAGGAGGCAGGCGACGCGATCCTCCTCCTGGGCGAGACGGGGGAGGACCTGGGCGGGACGGAATATCTGAGCGTGGTCCACCATCGGGAGCAGGGGGCCCCGCCGACGCTCAACTTGGAGACGGAAAAGAGGATGCAGGTCTGCGTGCTCAAGTTGATCCGCGAGGGCCTGGTCAAGTCGGCGCATGACTGTTCCGATGGAGGACTGGCTGTAGCGCTGGCTGAATCCTGTGTGTCCGCTCCTGCTCAAACACTCGGTGCTGTGGTACGATTGAAGGCGAACGGGCTCAGGCGGGACGCCCTCCTGTTCGGGGAGAGTCAGTCGCGGGTGATCCTCTCGGTCGGCCCG
- a CDS encoding DUF2283 domain-containing protein, protein MKVHFDEKADAIYLRLDDSKIIESEEVEPGVVLDYNEQNQVVGVEILRVKSRVPLANLKQMEFEVL, encoded by the coding sequence ATGAAAGTGCATTTTGATGAAAAGGCCGATGCGATCTACCTGCGCCTGGATGACTCCAAGATTATCGAGTCTGAGGAGGTGGAGCCCGGCGTCGTGCTGGACTATAACGAGCAGAATCAGGTTGTCGGTGTGGAAATCCTCAGGGTCAAGAGCCGGGTACCGCTTGCGAACCTCAAGCAGATGGAGTTCGAGGTTCTCTAG
- a CDS encoding DUF4258 domain-containing protein has translation MPEDFPYALTAHAAKVIAEREISKDWVVLVLEHPVRTEPDRVDAGLRHSLAPIPEFGNRVLRVIYNPTVSPWLIVSVYFDRTQRGRL, from the coding sequence ATGCCGGAAGACTTTCCCTATGCGTTGACGGCTCATGCCGCAAAGGTGATTGCCGAGCGCGAAATATCGAAAGACTGGGTCGTCCTAGTTCTTGAGCACCCTGTACGAACTGAGCCAGACCGTGTAGACGCAGGACTTCGTCACTCATTGGCCCCCATCCCCGAATTTGGCAACAGAGTGTTGAGGGTGATCTATAATCCCACTGTCAGCCCTTGGCTTATTGTCAGCGTCTACTTCGATCGAACCCAGCGAGGCCGACTATGA
- a CDS encoding DUF433 domain-containing protein — MEIFPGISMDPNVRFGKPCLAGTRIDVATVVGALAAGEPFESVQEAYQLRREQVLAGLSYMRIFFRTCRPR, encoded by the coding sequence ATGGAAATCTTTCCCGGCATCTCGATGGACCCGAATGTTCGCTTCGGCAAGCCGTGTCTGGCCGGCACGCGGATTGATGTCGCCACCGTGGTTGGCGCGCTGGCTGCTGGCGAACCCTTTGAATCGGTGCAGGAGGCCTATCAGCTTCGCCGCGAGCAGGTGCTGGCCGGTCTGAGCTACATGCGCATATTCTTTCGTACCTGCCGCCCGCGGTGA